Proteins encoded in a region of the Geobacillus genomosp. 3 genome:
- a CDS encoding GDYXXLXY domain-containing protein, with protein MAARIVKTGYALALLCIIAGIVYFFAANWPEMGREAKVGISIGMMAGFYIASAALSGRHRFLGRWLFFGGAVSFGVALALLGQIYNSHADSYWLFLIWLVPTALLARLTNDQALFVLALLLLQLACWFYYFPSAYHIEWGEWASFGWLLFFVAVNGVLFAVSRSPWPAHVAYAAMHGWLLVMEVTGFSYGRDAWWPYVHATLLAGLLYYFLSVAKQRSYVLVTSLFAGLFLLIQYIRLLVEHFETWLLLLGLAAAAAVLYGGIVLLRRAGLFSSQTRAGKRFLAAFQAVVTLAASALATASLLGLYLLWAESWSPYVLFFFSIAAFVLPASFGRRWNMVVRYTLLAVGYGLGLTVAWEVSTAVVLVYAAGLALGLVRSSDSGVHRLTTMALTFYLAAALGSIMDEGRFVLLALALCNGGLYAYGRWSGKPHLTALVLALGALGIATSMDVFAADGTYIAANIAMLAALVFFLFQGRRLERKAAWVYTVLYLVLKYYELAWNLLHKSVSLLAAGLLLFVWAAWLEKRNGWMRDEGARWRFGASFLVFAVIVAQFSFAGYTFWQKERLLQHGHVVKLELEPVDPRSVLQGDYIRLRYDISTVRSLDGSGRVQVVLRKGPDGVHRFAGIYAVNGEKQPGYTEQQGDILISGTFHGTQVVYGIESYFVPEKTGARWQENARFAYVRVSENGDALLEAISAE; from the coding sequence ATGGCGGCCCGAATCGTGAAAACGGGGTATGCGTTGGCGCTTTTGTGCATCATTGCCGGCATCGTTTATTTTTTTGCCGCCAACTGGCCGGAGATGGGGCGAGAGGCGAAAGTCGGGATCAGCATCGGCATGATGGCGGGGTTTTACATCGCAAGCGCGGCGCTTTCGGGTCGCCATCGGTTTTTAGGGCGTTGGTTGTTCTTTGGCGGGGCGGTATCGTTTGGTGTGGCGCTCGCCTTGCTCGGGCAAATTTACAATTCACATGCCGACAGCTATTGGTTGTTTCTGATCTGGCTTGTGCCGACGGCGTTGTTGGCTCGGCTGACCAACGATCAGGCGCTTTTCGTCCTTGCGCTTCTGTTGCTTCAGTTGGCCTGCTGGTTTTATTATTTTCCTTCCGCCTATCACATCGAATGGGGGGAATGGGCGTCATTTGGCTGGCTGCTTTTCTTTGTTGCTGTGAACGGTGTGCTGTTTGCGGTAAGCCGCTCGCCGTGGCCGGCCCATGTTGCCTATGCGGCCATGCATGGGTGGCTGCTTGTTATGGAGGTTACCGGGTTTTCGTACGGGCGTGATGCTTGGTGGCCATATGTGCATGCCACGCTGCTCGCCGGGTTGCTTTATTACTTCCTTTCTGTCGCCAAACAACGCTCGTACGTCTTGGTGACGAGTTTGTTTGCCGGCTTGTTTTTGCTGATTCAATATATCCGGTTGCTTGTCGAGCATTTTGAGACGTGGCTCCTTTTGCTCGGGTTGGCGGCGGCCGCGGCGGTTCTGTACGGCGGGATCGTGCTGCTTCGGCGGGCCGGACTGTTTTCGTCCCAAACAAGAGCCGGGAAGCGGTTTTTGGCGGCGTTTCAGGCCGTTGTCACGCTGGCGGCTTCGGCGTTGGCGACGGCGAGTCTGCTCGGCTTATACTTGCTTTGGGCGGAATCGTGGTCGCCGTATGTGCTCTTTTTCTTTTCGATTGCAGCGTTTGTCCTTCCCGCCTCGTTCGGACGGCGTTGGAACATGGTCGTCCGCTATACGCTGCTTGCCGTCGGTTATGGGCTTGGATTGACGGTGGCGTGGGAAGTGTCGACTGCGGTGGTGCTCGTGTATGCGGCCGGGTTAGCCCTTGGCCTTGTGCGCTCGTCAGACAGCGGGGTGCACCGGCTGACGACCATGGCGCTCACGTTTTATTTGGCGGCAGCGCTCGGTTCGATCATGGATGAAGGACGGTTTGTGCTGCTGGCGCTTGCTCTGTGCAACGGCGGGCTGTATGCATACGGGCGGTGGAGCGGCAAGCCGCATCTTACCGCGCTTGTCTTGGCGCTCGGAGCGCTCGGGATTGCGACAAGCATGGATGTGTTTGCCGCCGACGGGACGTACATCGCCGCCAATATTGCCATGCTCGCCGCACTCGTGTTTTTCCTGTTTCAAGGGCGGCGGCTGGAGCGGAAGGCCGCTTGGGTGTACACAGTGCTGTATCTCGTGCTGAAATATTATGAATTGGCGTGGAATTTGCTTCATAAATCGGTCAGTTTGCTGGCGGCCGGGCTATTGTTGTTTGTTTGGGCGGCGTGGCTTGAAAAACGGAACGGATGGATGCGGGATGAAGGAGCGCGTTGGCGCTTCGGTGCTTCTTTTCTTGTGTTTGCCGTCATTGTTGCCCAATTTTCGTTTGCCGGCTATACCTTTTGGCAGAAAGAACGTCTGTTGCAACATGGACATGTCGTCAAACTCGAATTGGAACCGGTGGATCCGCGTTCGGTGCTGCAAGGGGACTATATCCGGCTGCGTTACGACATTTCCACGGTCCGGTCGCTCGACGGAAGCGGGCGCGTGCAAGTTGTGCTGCGAAAAGGGCCGGACGGGGTGCACCGCTTTGCCGGGATATATGCCGTTAATGGCGAAAAACAGCCCGGATATACAGAGCAGCAAGGGGACATTTTGATCAGCGGCACTTTTCATGGCACGCAAGTCGTATACGGGATCGAATCATATTTTGTGCCAGAAAAAACGGGGGCGCGATGGCAGGAAAACGCCCGTTTCGCTTATGTACGCGTGAGCGAAAACGGCGATGCGCTGCTCGAGGCGATCAGCGCTGAATAA
- a CDS encoding fructosamine kinase family protein yields MSKETMLQMALESIGDHSRLRHWRRVSGGDINDAYRVQSDRCTYFMKMQRFPSADFFAAEQMGLELIRKTGAIRVPYVFGSGEADGWGWLVLEWVEGTETAQTAEQLGHDLARLHQCRGPAFGLARDTYIGTLPQRNGWYGRWPDYYRDARLRPQIERAAANGLLPHERRQRLERLLERLDQWLPDDCFPSLLHGDLWSGNWIPGPEGVPYLIDPSVFYGHHEFEIAFTELFGGFPPRFYESYCELIPLPPDYHERKPLYQLFYLLVHLNLFGETYGKAVDRVLERYAGE; encoded by the coding sequence ATGAGCAAAGAAACGATGTTGCAAATGGCGCTCGAATCGATCGGCGACCACTCCCGCCTCCGCCATTGGCGCCGCGTCTCAGGCGGCGACATCAATGACGCCTACCGCGTCCAAAGCGATCGGTGTACGTACTTTATGAAAATGCAACGCTTCCCGTCGGCCGATTTTTTCGCCGCTGAACAGATGGGATTGGAGCTGATTCGGAAAACGGGCGCCATCCGTGTTCCGTACGTCTTTGGCTCCGGGGAAGCGGACGGGTGGGGATGGCTCGTTTTGGAATGGGTCGAAGGAACGGAAACGGCGCAGACAGCTGAACAGCTCGGCCATGACCTTGCCCGCCTCCACCAATGCCGCGGCCCGGCGTTCGGACTTGCCCGCGATACATATATCGGGACGCTGCCGCAGCGCAACGGCTGGTACGGCCGTTGGCCCGACTATTACCGCGACGCCCGCCTTCGGCCGCAAATCGAACGGGCGGCCGCGAACGGCCTTCTCCCCCACGAGCGGCGCCAACGGCTTGAGCGGCTGCTTGAACGGCTTGACCAATGGCTTCCGGATGACTGTTTCCCGTCGCTGTTGCACGGCGATTTATGGAGCGGCAACTGGATTCCCGGGCCGGAAGGCGTTCCTTATTTGATCGATCCGTCTGTGTTCTATGGCCACCATGAGTTCGAGATCGCTTTCACCGAGCTGTTTGGCGGCTTTCCGCCCCGGTTTTATGAGAGCTATTGCGAGCTTATACCGCTTCCTCCGGACTATCACGAGCGGAAGCCGCTCTATCAGCTGTTCTACTTATTAGTGCACCTGAACTTGTTCGGCGAAACATACGGCAAGGCGGTCGACCGCGTGTTGGAACGGTATGCGGGGGAGTAG
- a CDS encoding NAD-dependent deacylase, translated as MTIASWLTSSRHTVVLTGAGMSTESGLPDFRSPRAGLWARFNPSELATIEALYHRRESFIEFYQYRIRTLQQCQPHDGHRRLADWERRGIVQTIVTQNVDGFHQEAGSRRVIELHGSLRTVHCQQCGRQKPSFAYLHGVLTCECGGVLRPSVVLFGEPLPEKAIDQAWDAARQADLFLVLGSSLQVSPANQLPLVAKRSGAKLVIINWEPTELDRWADAVIHGRKIGEVLNELERQLTEVEK; from the coding sequence ATGACCATTGCCTCCTGGCTCACCAGCTCGCGCCACACCGTCGTCCTGACCGGTGCCGGCATGTCAACCGAAAGCGGGCTGCCTGATTTCCGTTCACCGCGCGCCGGGCTTTGGGCGCGCTTTAACCCGAGCGAACTCGCGACCATCGAGGCGCTGTACCATCGCCGTGAATCGTTCATTGAATTTTACCAATACCGCATCCGCACGTTGCAACAGTGCCAGCCGCACGACGGACACCGGCGATTGGCCGACTGGGAACGGCGCGGGATCGTGCAGACGATTGTGACGCAAAATGTCGATGGCTTTCATCAAGAAGCGGGAAGCCGCCGCGTCATTGAACTCCACGGCTCATTGCGCACGGTTCATTGCCAGCAATGCGGACGACAAAAGCCAAGCTTCGCCTATTTGCATGGTGTGTTGACGTGTGAATGCGGCGGAGTTTTGCGTCCATCGGTCGTGTTGTTTGGCGAGCCGCTGCCGGAGAAAGCCATCGACCAGGCGTGGGATGCGGCGCGCCAGGCGGACTTGTTCCTTGTTCTTGGCTCATCCTTGCAAGTGTCCCCTGCCAACCAGCTGCCGCTTGTCGCCAAACGAAGCGGGGCGAAGCTTGTCATCATCAATTGGGAGCCGACTGAACTCGACCGTTGGGCTGACGCCGTCATTCACGGCCGGAAAATCGGCGAGGTGCTAAACGAGCTCGAGCGACAGTTGACGGAGGTGGAGAAATGA
- a CDS encoding DJ-1/PfpI family protein yields MSKKVLIITGDAVEALEVYYPYYRLLEEGHNVTIAAPKKKKLHTVVHDFADWDTYIEKQGYLIDAHASFAEIDPAQYDALVIPGGRAPEYIRLDENVSRIVRHFFEANKPIAAICHASLIFETMPDVLKGRSLTAYIACKPGVEALGATYVSDDTVHVDGNLVSAHAWPDLPAFMREFLRLLQ; encoded by the coding sequence GTGAGCAAAAAAGTGTTGATCATCACCGGCGACGCCGTTGAGGCGCTTGAAGTGTATTATCCGTATTACCGTCTGCTTGAAGAGGGGCATAACGTCACGATTGCCGCCCCGAAGAAAAAGAAACTGCACACCGTTGTCCATGATTTTGCCGATTGGGATACGTATATTGAAAAACAAGGCTACTTGATTGACGCCCATGCATCGTTTGCCGAGATCGATCCGGCGCAATACGACGCCCTTGTCATCCCGGGCGGGCGCGCTCCGGAATACATTCGCCTTGATGAAAACGTGTCGCGCATTGTTCGCCATTTCTTTGAAGCGAATAAGCCGATTGCTGCCATTTGCCATGCTTCGCTCATTTTTGAAACGATGCCAGATGTTCTAAAAGGCCGGAGTCTGACGGCGTATATCGCCTGCAAACCGGGGGTCGAAGCGCTCGGGGCGACGTATGTGTCCGATGACACGGTCCACGTTGACGGCAATCTCGTTTCCGCCCATGCATGGCCGGATTTGCCGGCGTTTATGCGCGAATTTCTCCGCCTGCTTCAATAG
- a CDS encoding DMT family transporter, translating into MKEKLFLVLANLFWAGNYVIGKSVIAETGPFWLTLIRWCAAFIMLVPVSYWLERPRYRDIIKQYWLPLAAAGGLGIIGYNLLLYGALAYTSPMNAAIVNSLNPAIIVMLSYVLLRERLSKANIAGFLLSLVGVLFILTDGHMAHVFQADYNRGDLMMLAAGVVWALYSIIGKKLPVPPITATACSVFFSLLLLWPFAFFYPFPADQLSAAGIAGVTYICLFPSVLSFLFWNVSVQKVGPSHAGVYLNLIAVFTAIITFVFGGALSIPQLAGGAVVLFGVYLATKAPKAKPEQMGIAG; encoded by the coding sequence ATGAAAGAAAAGTTGTTTCTCGTGCTGGCCAACTTGTTTTGGGCCGGCAATTACGTTATCGGCAAGTCAGTCATCGCGGAAACAGGTCCGTTTTGGCTGACATTGATCCGTTGGTGCGCCGCTTTTATCATGTTGGTGCCCGTATCATACTGGCTCGAGCGGCCGCGCTACCGCGACATCATAAAACAATATTGGCTGCCCCTCGCTGCGGCTGGGGGGCTTGGTATCATCGGCTATAACTTGCTTTTGTACGGCGCGCTCGCCTATACGTCGCCGATGAACGCGGCGATCGTCAACTCGCTCAATCCGGCGATCATCGTCATGTTATCGTATGTACTGCTGCGGGAGCGGCTGTCAAAAGCAAATATCGCCGGCTTTTTGTTGTCGCTTGTCGGCGTGCTGTTTATTTTAACGGACGGGCATATGGCGCATGTGTTTCAAGCGGATTACAACCGCGGCGATTTGATGATGCTCGCCGCCGGCGTCGTCTGGGCGCTGTATTCAATTATCGGCAAAAAACTCCCCGTTCCGCCGATTACGGCAACGGCGTGCTCCGTCTTTTTCAGTTTGCTGCTGTTATGGCCGTTCGCCTTTTTTTATCCGTTTCCGGCCGATCAGTTAAGCGCAGCGGGGATCGCCGGAGTTACTTACATTTGCCTGTTTCCGTCCGTTCTTTCCTTTTTATTTTGGAACGTGTCAGTGCAAAAAGTCGGGCCAAGCCACGCCGGCGTCTATTTAAATTTAATCGCCGTGTTTACCGCCATTATCACGTTCGTATTTGGCGGCGCGTTGTCTATTCCACAACTGGCCGGTGGCGCAGTTGTCTTGTTCGGGGTCTATTTGGCGACAAAAGCGCCGAAAGCGAAGCCGGAACAAATGGGCATCGCCGGGTAA
- a CDS encoding NAD-dependent malic enzyme: MALPSGAAMNITIRLQFEKDIVSFSDIAAAIGKAGGDIVGIDVISSSKVHTVRDITVSALDTKQCDLIIEALKKIRGVKIVNVSDRTFLMHIGGKIETNSKIPVKTRDDLSRVYTPGVARVCTAIAEDARKAYSLTIKRNTVAVVSDGTAVLGLGDIGPYAAMPVMEGKAMLFKQFAGVDAFPICLDTKDTEEIIQIVKAIAPAFGGINLEDISAPRCFEIEARLKEELDIPVFHDDQHGTAVVLLAGLLNALKIVDKKLEDIKVVLTGIGAAGIACTKILLAAGVRNVIGVDRYGAIHRDETYENPYWQEYAQITNPDNIKGSLSDVIAGADVFIGVSAPGILKVDDVKKMARDPIVFAMANPVPEIDPELAEPYVRVMATGRSDYPNQINNVLCFPGIFRGALDCRAREINEEMKLAAAKAIASVVTEDELSESYIIPSVFNSKVVERVRQAVVEAAYRTGVARKDHIPLGGYTGEQK, encoded by the coding sequence ATGGCATTACCAAGCGGGGCAGCGATGAACATTACGATTCGTCTCCAATTTGAAAAAGATATCGTCTCATTCAGCGATATCGCCGCGGCCATCGGCAAAGCGGGCGGGGACATTGTCGGGATTGACGTCATTTCGTCAAGCAAAGTTCACACCGTGCGCGACATTACTGTCAGCGCCCTTGATACGAAGCAGTGCGACTTGATCATTGAGGCGCTGAAAAAAATTCGCGGCGTCAAAATTGTGAACGTTTCCGACCGTACGTTTTTAATGCACATCGGGGGAAAAATTGAAACGAACTCGAAAATTCCCGTAAAAACGCGTGATGACTTGTCGCGGGTATATACGCCGGGCGTGGCGCGCGTCTGCACGGCGATTGCTGAGGATGCGCGCAAGGCGTATTCGCTGACAATTAAACGGAATACGGTCGCCGTCGTCTCGGACGGAACGGCGGTGCTCGGACTTGGCGATATCGGCCCGTATGCGGCGATGCCGGTTATGGAAGGGAAGGCGATGTTGTTTAAACAGTTCGCCGGGGTCGACGCGTTTCCGATTTGCCTGGACACGAAAGACACGGAAGAAATTATCCAAATCGTAAAAGCGATTGCGCCGGCGTTTGGCGGCATCAATTTGGAAGACATTTCTGCGCCGCGCTGCTTTGAAATTGAAGCGCGGCTCAAGGAAGAGCTTGACATCCCGGTGTTCCATGATGACCAACACGGCACGGCGGTCGTGCTCTTGGCTGGGTTGCTTAACGCGTTAAAAATCGTCGACAAAAAGCTCGAAGACATTAAAGTGGTTCTCACTGGCATTGGCGCCGCCGGCATCGCCTGCACGAAAATTTTGCTTGCTGCCGGCGTGCGCAACGTTATCGGGGTTGACCGCTATGGCGCCATTCACCGCGATGAAACGTACGAAAATCCGTATTGGCAAGAATATGCCCAAATCACCAACCCGGATAACATCAAAGGTAGTTTATCGGATGTCATTGCCGGCGCAGATGTATTTATCGGCGTTTCCGCCCCGGGCATTTTGAAAGTGGACGATGTGAAAAAGATGGCGCGCGATCCGATCGTGTTTGCGATGGCCAATCCAGTGCCGGAAATTGATCCGGAGCTGGCTGAGCCGTACGTGCGTGTCATGGCGACCGGGCGTTCCGACTATCCGAACCAAATCAACAACGTCCTTTGCTTCCCGGGCATTTTCCGCGGGGCGCTTGACTGCCGGGCGCGAGAAATTAATGAGGAAATGAAACTCGCCGCGGCGAAGGCGATCGCCTCGGTCGTCACGGAAGACGAGTTGAGCGAATCGTACATCATCCCAAGCGTGTTTAACAGCAAAGTCGTCGAACGCGTCAGACAAGCGGTCGTCGAAGCGGCTTACCGCACCGGTGTGGCGCGGAAGGATCATATTCCTTTAGGTGGATATACAGGGGAGCAAAAATAG
- a CDS encoding RNA-guided endonuclease TnpB family protein has product MPTITLRLELHNPTKVKQDMYERMTEVNTAFANWLLNHPELNQATSKIFKDFSSQRFPSAVVNQTIREVKSQKKNQKTKKFRTLWCCFNNQNVKVEKKGEFYTVSFPILEKRIGVPVVVRSYQETWLNRLLDGTAKQGAAKLYKKRKKWYLAIAITFEVEPRHETKVMGVDLGFRYIAVASVGTKSLFFKGNQCAFIRRRYAALRRTLGKAKKLHMIRKIGDKESRWMKDMNHKISRQIVNFALANGVGVIRMEELTGIRKRAASAKEAGRNLHSWAFHQLQTMIAYKAEKAGIRVEWVNPTYTSQTCKCGHREKANRNGIRFRCQKCGYTLHADLNGAINIAKAISGLST; this is encoded by the coding sequence ATGCCCACGATCACACTCAGGCTGGAGCTGCACAACCCAACGAAAGTCAAACAAGACATGTATGAACGGATGACAGAAGTGAATACCGCGTTTGCCAATTGGCTGTTGAATCATCCCGAGCTGAATCAAGCGACGAGCAAAATTTTTAAAGACTTTTCGTCGCAGCGGTTTCCTTCCGCCGTCGTCAATCAGACGATTCGGGAAGTGAAGTCTCAAAAGAAAAACCAGAAAACAAAGAAGTTCCGAACATTATGGTGTTGCTTTAACAACCAAAACGTAAAGGTGGAAAAGAAAGGAGAGTTCTACACGGTTTCATTCCCCATACTGGAGAAACGAATTGGCGTGCCGGTCGTCGTGCGTTCCTATCAAGAAACGTGGCTGAATCGGCTGCTCGATGGAACCGCCAAACAAGGGGCAGCCAAGCTCTACAAAAAGAGAAAGAAATGGTACTTGGCGATTGCCATCACCTTTGAAGTGGAGCCGCGGCACGAAACAAAGGTGATGGGCGTTGACTTGGGGTTTCGCTATATCGCCGTTGCCAGCGTAGGAACGAAATCGTTGTTTTTCAAAGGGAACCAATGCGCTTTCATTCGCCGACGATACGCGGCTTTGCGGCGAACGTTGGGCAAAGCCAAAAAGCTCCATATGATTCGCAAAATCGGTGATAAAGAATCTCGTTGGATGAAAGATATGAACCATAAAATCAGCCGTCAAATCGTCAACTTTGCCCTCGCCAACGGTGTTGGCGTGATTCGGATGGAAGAGTTGACAGGGATTCGGAAACGAGCCGCTTCGGCAAAAGAAGCAGGACGAAATCTTCATTCGTGGGCGTTCCATCAACTGCAAACGATGATTGCCTATAAAGCCGAAAAGGCAGGCATTCGGGTCGAGTGGGTGAATCCGACCTATACAAGCCAAACGTGCAAGTGTGGTCATCGAGAGAAAGCGAACCGAAACGGCATCCGCTTCCGATGCCAAAAATGCGGATACACCCTCCACGCTGACTTGAATGGCGCCATCAACATCGCCAAAGCGATTTCGGGTTTGAGCACCTAG
- a CDS encoding glycosyl hydrolase-related protein — MECQNPAPKATAAAFQWNKPLSGVFRTNLNEEPLASLTVDEHGTFAVEVKPNEVQTVLVVDKE; from the coding sequence GTGGAGTGTCAAAATCCGGCGCCAAAGGCGACGGCGGCGGCGTTTCAATGGAACAAGCCGCTCTCGGGCGTCTTTCGCACGAATCTCAATGAGGAGCCGCTCGCCTCGCTCACGGTAGACGAACACGGAACGTTTGCCGTCGAGGTGAAGCCGAACGAAGTGCAAACGGTGCTTGTCGTTGATAAAGAATAA
- a CDS encoding CAP domain-containing protein, with protein sequence MKKKMLATIAASVALVGASFAATTKTEAAGVTCPTANVYQVKYTSTNVQDFEKWLKQYFPFVSFQPAKPATQQAEVKQPAAAKPAANTQTPAKTPATAPNTTTQKTTGLNAYEQQVVELTNKERAKYGLPPLQVDLALSKVAREKSRDMAVHNYFSHNSPTYGSPFEMMKKFGISYTAAGENIAKGQRTPQEVVNAWMNSEGHRANILNKNFTHIGVGFEENGYIWTQQFIRK encoded by the coding sequence ATGAAGAAAAAAATGTTAGCCACGATCGCCGCTTCGGTCGCACTTGTCGGCGCTTCGTTTGCGGCAACGACGAAAACAGAAGCAGCAGGAGTAACGTGCCCGACAGCGAACGTATATCAAGTAAAATATACAAGCACAAACGTTCAAGATTTTGAGAAATGGCTGAAACAGTACTTCCCGTTTGTTTCATTCCAACCGGCGAAACCGGCAACACAGCAGGCGGAAGTGAAACAGCCGGCCGCGGCGAAACCGGCAGCCAATACGCAAACACCGGCCAAAACGCCAGCAACGGCGCCAAACACAACGACACAAAAAACAACCGGCTTAAACGCTTATGAGCAACAAGTCGTGGAACTAACGAATAAAGAACGGGCAAAATACGGCTTGCCGCCGCTTCAAGTGGATTTGGCTCTCAGCAAAGTCGCCCGTGAAAAATCGCGTGACATGGCGGTCCACAACTACTTCTCGCACAACAGCCCGACATACGGCTCCCCGTTTGAGATGATGAAAAAATTCGGCATCTCGTACACAGCCGCCGGGGAAAACATCGCCAAAGGCCAACGCACTCCGCAAGAAGTCGTCAATGCGTGGATGAACAGTGAAGGCCACCGGGCGAACATTTTGAACAAAAACTTTACGCATATCGGCGTTGGTTTTGAAGAAAACGGCTATATTTGGACGCAACAATTTATCCGTAAGTAA
- a CDS encoding MDR family MFS transporter, with protein MRIRDWDRNLQVRLFGETLMNTTFWMFFPFMAIYFADSFGKETASMLLIVSQLFSVVANLMGGYCADVFGRKRMMVLSAYGQGAAFLVFALASSPWWSSPLAGFLCFTFAGICVAFYWPASQAMVADVVPEKDRSHVFAVFYTSVNISVVIGPTIGGLFYADHLFGLLLLAACSCLTMAAMLARQLRETAPHSVGGRGTVPWPRFWREQMGQYAVIVRDRTFFLFIIAGVLIAQTFMQLDLLLPVYMKETLHKETLWAGWTVDGANAFGLLIAENGLLVALCTVMVTRQMARFSERWAFIGSSVLYGITMWLFSQTSSFFGFAAVMVLFTLAELMTAGLQQSFVSRMAPEDMRGQYFAAASLRFTIGRMVAPLSLAAAAWVGYTWTFVGLGMLALASAALYARMFRQAGQQTERPDISLFQ; from the coding sequence ATGCGAATACGCGATTGGGATCGTAACTTGCAAGTCCGCCTGTTTGGCGAGACGCTCATGAATACGACTTTTTGGATGTTTTTTCCGTTTATGGCCATCTATTTTGCGGACTCGTTTGGCAAAGAAACGGCCAGTATGCTATTGATTGTGTCGCAATTGTTTTCCGTGGTCGCCAATTTGATGGGCGGCTATTGCGCCGATGTGTTCGGGCGCAAGCGAATGATGGTGCTGTCCGCTTACGGGCAGGGGGCGGCGTTTCTCGTCTTTGCCTTGGCCAGTTCCCCATGGTGGTCATCGCCGCTTGCCGGTTTTCTTTGTTTTACGTTTGCCGGCATTTGCGTCGCTTTTTATTGGCCGGCGAGCCAGGCGATGGTTGCGGACGTCGTGCCGGAGAAAGACCGGAGTCACGTGTTTGCGGTGTTTTATACGTCGGTGAATATTTCGGTCGTGATTGGCCCGACGATCGGCGGGTTGTTTTATGCCGATCATCTGTTTGGGCTGCTGCTTTTGGCGGCGTGTTCCTGTTTAACGATGGCCGCTATGTTGGCCAGACAGCTGCGCGAAACAGCCCCGCATTCGGTGGGAGGGCGGGGAACCGTGCCGTGGCCGCGGTTTTGGCGTGAACAAATGGGCCAGTACGCCGTCATAGTCCGCGACCGCACCTTTTTCTTATTTATCATAGCCGGGGTGCTTATCGCACAGACGTTTATGCAGCTTGATTTGTTGCTTCCGGTCTATATGAAAGAGACGCTTCATAAAGAAACGTTATGGGCGGGCTGGACGGTGGACGGTGCCAACGCTTTTGGCCTGCTCATTGCGGAAAATGGGCTGCTCGTGGCGTTGTGCACGGTCATGGTGACGCGGCAGATGGCGCGTTTTTCGGAACGGTGGGCGTTTATCGGCTCGTCTGTTTTATATGGCATTACGATGTGGCTGTTTAGTCAAACATCGTCGTTTTTCGGATTTGCGGCGGTTATGGTGCTGTTTACCTTGGCCGAACTGATGACGGCCGGCCTGCAGCAATCATTTGTGTCTAGAATGGCGCCTGAGGACATGCGCGGCCAATATTTTGCCGCAGCCAGCCTCCGCTTTACGATCGGACGGATGGTGGCGCCGTTGTCACTTGCAGCGGCAGCGTGGGTCGGATACACATGGACGTTTGTTGGCCTTGGGATGCTGGCGCTCGCTAGCGCGGCGCTCTATGCACGAATGTTTCGGCAGGCCGGGCAGCAAACGGAGCGGCCGGACATTTCCCTCTTCCAATGA
- a CDS encoding TcaA second domain-containing protein, with protein MKSHTVESHTNKGEANGRGGQDGAAALARYEKRQQARLLSREKRKKRYRFIGWLLLAVAVAWGTGALIWSGYGALKTAASREIAIMRLKEAIEDRNAAALQTMLRTTDETVPINEKTLAPLFAYVERHPEAYKTLDQEFDRQREGGHVYIKGLTSRPPVFTIHVFENRYLFEPALYFIHVRVDDPGAALIVNGVKTEGETTKDPFVKKIGPYLPGTYTVAAAGADGEKKAVRVELFGGARVHEVDVTK; from the coding sequence ATGAAATCCCATACGGTGGAATCGCACACGAACAAGGGGGAAGCGAACGGCCGCGGCGGACAAGACGGTGCGGCGGCGTTGGCGCGTTATGAGAAACGGCAGCAAGCGCGCCTATTGTCCAGAGAAAAGAGAAAAAAACGGTACCGCTTTATTGGCTGGCTTCTTTTGGCGGTCGCTGTCGCATGGGGGACGGGCGCGCTCATTTGGAGCGGGTACGGGGCACTGAAGACGGCAGCGAGCCGGGAGATCGCCATCATGCGGTTAAAAGAAGCCATCGAGGATCGCAATGCGGCTGCCTTGCAAACGATGCTGAGAACGACCGATGAAACGGTGCCCATTAATGAGAAAACGCTCGCGCCTTTATTCGCCTATGTTGAACGGCATCCTGAGGCATATAAAACGCTTGATCAGGAGTTCGACCGCCAGCGTGAAGGGGGGCACGTGTATATTAAAGGATTGACGTCCCGTCCGCCAGTGTTTACGATCCATGTGTTTGAGAACCGCTATTTGTTTGAACCGGCTTTATATTTTATCCACGTCCGCGTCGACGACCCGGGGGCAGCGCTTATTGTCAACGGAGTCAAAACGGAAGGGGAAACGACGAAAGATCCGTTCGTCAAAAAAATCGGCCCGTATTTGCCGGGCACATACACAGTGGCTGCCGCCGGCGCGGATGGGGAAAAGAAGGCCGTCCGCGTCGAACTGTTCGGCGGCGCTCGCGTCCATGAAGTGGATGTGACGAAGTGA